The proteins below are encoded in one region of Brevundimonas fontaquae:
- a CDS encoding winged helix-turn-helix transcriptional regulator, with translation MTTHTDRSGKGPLQQDCLWRDVFHHVTSRWGILVLIALAGGPLRFYILRNEVEGVSEKMLSQTLKLLMRDGLVLRSVETSVPPKVSYELTAMGHGLAARLSGVSSWIGDHIPDLERARSRFDQSST, from the coding sequence ATGACGACGCACACCGATCGATCTGGAAAAGGACCGCTGCAGCAGGACTGCCTCTGGAGAGACGTCTTTCATCATGTGACCAGTCGCTGGGGCATCCTGGTTCTGATCGCTTTGGCAGGCGGCCCTCTCCGCTTCTATATCCTGCGTAACGAGGTTGAGGGCGTGAGCGAGAAAATGCTGTCCCAGACCCTCAAGCTGCTCATGCGCGATGGTCTCGTCCTGCGATCGGTTGAAACAAGCGTGCCGCCCAAGGTCAGCTACGAACTCACCGCCATGGGGCACGGATTGGCGGCCCGTCTATCAGGGGTTTCATCCTGGATCGGCGACCACATCCCCGACCTCGAGCGCGCGCGCAGCCGCTTCGATCAATCATCCACCTGA
- a CDS encoding LysR family transcriptional regulator — MAMVSDRFYSMIDYSISGSHTPTEVAMAFVRIQHDWVGDAASVADADVGRGAHAAFLWMVDNRWIALARGYKNYYNGMVSVQKSNSPASFKLHELRCLDAVARFGSFQSAADALHRSHPSVFASVARLEANLGLKLLDRSGYRVELTDAGRAFHARAAVSLRDLDHLDAFGRQLASGEEAILRVVLGDLCPRPMILGALSKFFAGHPRTRLHLDYEAVTGPFERLDEGTTDLIIHRVDASRYDFEQMEICKVQLVPVVAPGFLSFAPTPETRHDALRSLTQCVIRDTARQPGTENHFLIEGAPQCSAPDMAMKKELILNRLAWGHLPDFMVEQEVRSGTLLNLQGRHLPGRRETLAVMRHRNKPHGPVAEALWRWIRDQLRSEPQRALEDEA; from the coding sequence ATGGCCATGGTTTCGGACCGCTTTTATTCAATGATCGATTATTCGATCTCCGGGTCACACACGCCGACGGAAGTGGCGATGGCCTTCGTGCGCATTCAGCATGACTGGGTAGGCGATGCGGCATCCGTCGCCGACGCTGATGTGGGTCGAGGGGCTCATGCTGCTTTCCTTTGGATGGTCGACAACCGGTGGATAGCGCTGGCTAGAGGATACAAAAATTACTATAATGGGATGGTGTCTGTCCAAAAATCAAACAGTCCCGCATCGTTCAAGCTGCATGAGTTGCGGTGCCTAGACGCCGTGGCGCGCTTCGGCAGTTTCCAGTCCGCTGCGGACGCGCTTCATCGATCGCATCCGTCCGTGTTCGCGTCTGTGGCGCGGCTCGAGGCGAACCTCGGTCTGAAACTGCTTGATCGCAGCGGCTACCGGGTCGAGCTGACAGACGCCGGACGCGCCTTTCACGCGAGAGCCGCCGTTTCTTTGCGCGATCTCGATCATCTCGATGCGTTCGGACGTCAACTCGCCAGTGGAGAAGAAGCGATCTTGCGTGTGGTGCTAGGCGACCTCTGCCCACGTCCGATGATCCTTGGGGCCCTCTCCAAATTTTTCGCCGGCCACCCGCGCACACGGCTGCACCTCGACTACGAGGCCGTCACGGGGCCGTTCGAGCGTCTGGATGAGGGCACGACCGATCTGATTATCCACCGAGTAGACGCCTCTCGCTATGATTTCGAGCAAATGGAAATCTGCAAGGTTCAACTCGTCCCTGTCGTAGCGCCCGGCTTTCTGTCGTTCGCACCGACGCCCGAGACCAGGCACGATGCGCTGCGCAGCTTGACCCAATGCGTGATCCGCGACACCGCTCGTCAACCCGGCACCGAGAACCATTTTCTGATCGAAGGCGCGCCCCAATGCTCGGCACCGGACATGGCGATGAAGAAGGAACTGATCCTGAACCGTTTGGCCTGGGGGCATCTGCCAGACTTCATGGTCGAGCAGGAAGTTCGGTCCGGGACGCTCCTAAACCTGCAAGGTCGCCACCTACCCGGCCGACGGGAAACGCTCGCCGTCATGCGGCACCGAAACAAGCCTCATGGACCTGTCGCGGAAGCCCTGTGGCGCTGGATCAGAGACCAGTTGCGATCTGAACCGCAACGCGCTCTCGAGGACGAAGCCTGA